Proteins encoded by one window of Vidua chalybeata isolate OUT-0048 chromosome 15, bVidCha1 merged haplotype, whole genome shotgun sequence:
- the TNIP1 gene encoding TNFAIP3-interacting protein 1 isoform X4, which produces MEGRGPYHIYDPGGGSEENGSTALERLVEENARLKEKMQGIKSIGELLEESQVEASKLRQKAEDLVKDNKMLIGSSSLEDLVETGAVGPDPSFARAAPGNAQPDVEARKSPPSDLEQPPNEDANLLPQLQQLENTLSGCAKEASKDQVFVRMGYMASELKRLASKVHKNEQRTSFLQTLCETLHSENKELRTKLEHDLEQRNQALEKLRCENQELRRMVTLSSQDSGKREAAEQQQQSGAMVEKAPGREELEAKEKKVKILEHQRRELLEVNKQWDQHFRSMKQKYEQKVTDLHQELAEARRAVTELESEREQKQRDFDRKLLLAKSRIETEEAKKERLAMEVRDLQQRMRFLQEQLAPVTRQREYQEKEIQRLNKALEEALNVQASPPPIFAMEPAGKLPQQELLTQNELLKQQVKIFEEDFQRERSDRERMNEEKEELKQQLEKLQKQLVLSSNQLRASKDDCQREKEEKEKLKKLLKQHKQASGERLHTEPGPGPLGPACPMYQYQYSPPMAHPVYHGYDEWQQIRYPPAMPAEHAQGQNFHHFPPPEYPWRPPCAMARSQNAQPVAGVKPVPKDLGRSRIALTPRTGHAPTPVEEE; this is translated from the exons ATGGAAGGGAGAGGACCCTATCATATCTATGACCCTGGTGGGGGCTCAGAGGAGAATGGATCCACGGCCTTGGAGCGGCTGGTGGAGGAGAACGCCCGGCTGAAGGAGAAGATGCAAGGGATCAAGTCTATCG GAGAGCTTCTGGAGGAGTCCCAGGTCGAGGCATCCAAGCTGCGACAGAAGGCAGAGGACCTTGTGAAGGACAATAAAATGCTGATTGGATCATCTTCCTTGGAGGACTTGGTGGAAACCGGAG CCGTCGGCCCTGATCCCAGCTTTGCACGGGCAGCCCCAGGCAATGCCCAGCCGGACGTGGAAGCACGGAAATCACCTCCCAGT gacttggagcagccaCCGAACGAGGATGCCAacctgctgccccagctgcagcagctggagaacacGCTGAGTGGCTGTGCCAAGGAGGCCAGCAAGGACCAGGTCTTTGTGCGCATGGGCTACATGGCCTCCGAGCTCAAGCGCTTGGCCTCCAAGGTGCACAAGAATGAGCAGAGAACATCGTTCCTGCAG ACATTGTGTGAGACGCTGCACAGTGAGAACAAGGAGCTGCGCACCAAGCTGGAGCATGACCTGGAGCAGAGAAACCAGGCTCTGGAGAAGCTCAG GTGCGAGAACCAGGAGCTCCGGAGGATGGTGACGCTGAGCAGCCAGGACAGTGGGAAGAGGGAAGCTGccgagcagcagcag CAGAGCGGGGCCATGGTGGAGAAGGCGCCGGGCAGAGAAGAGCTGGAGGCCAAGGAAAAGAAGGTGAAGATCCTGGAGCACCAGCGCAGGGAG ctgctggaggtgaaTAAACAGTGGGATCAGCATTTCCGCTCCATGAAGCAGAAGTACGAGCAGAAG GTCACAGACCTACACCAGGAGCTGGCTGAGGCCCGCAGGGCAGTGACCGAGCTGGAGTCAGAGCGGGAGCAAAAGCAACGGGATTTTGACCGCAAGCTGCTCCTGGCCAAGTCTCGGATTGAAACAGAAGAGGCAA AGAAGGAGAGGCTGGCCATGGAGGTGAGGGACCTGCAGCAGAGGATGCggttcctgcaggagcagctggctcCGGTCACCAGGCAGCGGGAATACCAGGAAAAGGAGATCCAGAGGCTGAACAAG GCACTAGAAGAGGCCCTGAACGTCCAAGCCTCTCCACCACCCATCTTTGCcatggagccagcagggaagctgccacagcaggagctgctgaccCAGAATGAGCTACTCAAGCAGCAG GTGAAAATTTTTGAGGAAGACTTTCAGCGGGAACGGAGTGACAGGGAGAGGATGaatgaggagaaggaagagctgaagcagcagctggaaaagctgcagaagcagTTGGTCCTCTCCAGCAaccag ctccGAGCCTCCAAAGACGACTgccagagggagaaggaggagaaggagaagctgaaGAAGCTGCTGAAACAGCACAAACAG GCTTCTGGAGAGAGGCTGCACACCGAGCCAGGGCCAGGGCCGCTGGGCCCAGCCTGCCCCATGTACCAGTACCAGTACAGTCCCCCCATGGCTCACCCCGTGTACCACGGCTACGACGAGTGGCAGCAGATCCGATACCCGCCAGCCATGCCGGCCGAGCACGCGCAAGGACAGAACTTCCACCATTTCCCCCCG
- the TNIP1 gene encoding TNFAIP3-interacting protein 1 isoform X5, with amino-acid sequence MEGRGPYHIYDPGGGSEENGSTALERLVEENARLKEKMQGIKSIGELLEESQVEASKLRQKAEDLVKDNKMLIGSSSLEDLVETGAVGPDPSFARAAPGNAQPDVEARKSPPSGSSSEFEIVAIEAQGFPQEGRRADLEQPPNEDANLLPQLQQLENTLSGCAKEASKDQVFVRMGYMASELKRLASKVHKNEQRTSFLQTLCETLHSENKELRTKLEHDLEQRNQALEKLRCENQELRRMVTLSSQDSGKREAAEQQQLLEVNKQWDQHFRSMKQKYEQKVTDLHQELAEARRAVTELESEREQKQRDFDRKLLLAKSRIETEEAKKERLAMEVRDLQQRMRFLQEQLAPVTRQREYQEKEIQRLNKALEEALNVQASPPPIFAMEPAGKLPQQELLTQNELLKQQVKIFEEDFQRERSDRERMNEEKEELKQQLEKLQKQLVLSSNQLRASKDDCQREKEEKEKLKKLLKQHKQASGERLHTEPGPGPLGPACPMYQYQYSPPMAHPVYHGYDEWQQIRYPPAMPAEHAQGQNFHHFPPPEYPWRPPCAMARSQNAQPVAGVKPVPKDLGRSRIALTPRTGHAPTPVEEE; translated from the exons ATGGAAGGGAGAGGACCCTATCATATCTATGACCCTGGTGGGGGCTCAGAGGAGAATGGATCCACGGCCTTGGAGCGGCTGGTGGAGGAGAACGCCCGGCTGAAGGAGAAGATGCAAGGGATCAAGTCTATCG GAGAGCTTCTGGAGGAGTCCCAGGTCGAGGCATCCAAGCTGCGACAGAAGGCAGAGGACCTTGTGAAGGACAATAAAATGCTGATTGGATCATCTTCCTTGGAGGACTTGGTGGAAACCGGAG CCGTCGGCCCTGATCCCAGCTTTGCACGGGCAGCCCCAGGCAATGCCCAGCCGGACGTGGAAGCACGGAAATCACCTCCCAGT GGATCCTCCTCAGAGTTTGAGATTGTTGCCATCGAAGCGCAGGGGTTTCCCCAGGAGGGCAGGAGAGCG gacttggagcagccaCCGAACGAGGATGCCAacctgctgccccagctgcagcagctggagaacacGCTGAGTGGCTGTGCCAAGGAGGCCAGCAAGGACCAGGTCTTTGTGCGCATGGGCTACATGGCCTCCGAGCTCAAGCGCTTGGCCTCCAAGGTGCACAAGAATGAGCAGAGAACATCGTTCCTGCAG ACATTGTGTGAGACGCTGCACAGTGAGAACAAGGAGCTGCGCACCAAGCTGGAGCATGACCTGGAGCAGAGAAACCAGGCTCTGGAGAAGCTCAG GTGCGAGAACCAGGAGCTCCGGAGGATGGTGACGCTGAGCAGCCAGGACAGTGGGAAGAGGGAAGCTGccgagcagcagcag ctgctggaggtgaaTAAACAGTGGGATCAGCATTTCCGCTCCATGAAGCAGAAGTACGAGCAGAAG GTCACAGACCTACACCAGGAGCTGGCTGAGGCCCGCAGGGCAGTGACCGAGCTGGAGTCAGAGCGGGAGCAAAAGCAACGGGATTTTGACCGCAAGCTGCTCCTGGCCAAGTCTCGGATTGAAACAGAAGAGGCAA AGAAGGAGAGGCTGGCCATGGAGGTGAGGGACCTGCAGCAGAGGATGCggttcctgcaggagcagctggctcCGGTCACCAGGCAGCGGGAATACCAGGAAAAGGAGATCCAGAGGCTGAACAAG GCACTAGAAGAGGCCCTGAACGTCCAAGCCTCTCCACCACCCATCTTTGCcatggagccagcagggaagctgccacagcaggagctgctgaccCAGAATGAGCTACTCAAGCAGCAG GTGAAAATTTTTGAGGAAGACTTTCAGCGGGAACGGAGTGACAGGGAGAGGATGaatgaggagaaggaagagctgaagcagcagctggaaaagctgcagaagcagTTGGTCCTCTCCAGCAaccag ctccGAGCCTCCAAAGACGACTgccagagggagaaggaggagaaggagaagctgaaGAAGCTGCTGAAACAGCACAAACAG GCTTCTGGAGAGAGGCTGCACACCGAGCCAGGGCCAGGGCCGCTGGGCCCAGCCTGCCCCATGTACCAGTACCAGTACAGTCCCCCCATGGCTCACCCCGTGTACCACGGCTACGACGAGTGGCAGCAGATCCGATACCCGCCAGCCATGCCGGCCGAGCACGCGCAAGGACAGAACTTCCACCATTTCCCCCCG
- the TNIP1 gene encoding TNFAIP3-interacting protein 1 isoform X2 — protein MEGRGPYHIYDPGGGSEENGSTALERLVEENARLKEKMQGIKSIGELLEESQVEASKLRQKAEDLVKDNKMLIGSSSLEDLVETGAVGPDPSFARAAPGNAQPDVEARKSPPSGSSSEFEIVAIEAQGFPQEGRRADLEQPPNEDANLLPQLQQLENTLSGCAKEASKDQVFVRMGYMASELKRLASKVHKNEQRTSFLQTLCETLHSENKELRTKLEHDLEQRNQALEKLRCENQELRRMVTLSSQDSGKREAAEQQQSGAMVEKAPGREELEAKEKKVKILEHQRRELLEVNKQWDQHFRSMKQKYEQKVTDLHQELAEARRAVTELESEREQKQRDFDRKLLLAKSRIETEEAKKERLAMEVRDLQQRMRFLQEQLAPVTRQREYQEKEIQRLNKALEEALNVQASPPPIFAMEPAGKLPQQELLTQNELLKQQVKIFEEDFQRERSDRERMNEEKEELKQQLEKLQKQLVLSSNQLRASKDDCQREKEEKEKLKKLLKQHKQASGERLHTEPGPGPLGPACPMYQYQYSPPMAHPVYHGYDEWQQIRYPPAMPAEHAQGQNFHHFPPPEYPWRPPCAMARSQNAQPVAGVKPVPKDLGRSRIALTPRTGHAPTPVEEE, from the exons ATGGAAGGGAGAGGACCCTATCATATCTATGACCCTGGTGGGGGCTCAGAGGAGAATGGATCCACGGCCTTGGAGCGGCTGGTGGAGGAGAACGCCCGGCTGAAGGAGAAGATGCAAGGGATCAAGTCTATCG GAGAGCTTCTGGAGGAGTCCCAGGTCGAGGCATCCAAGCTGCGACAGAAGGCAGAGGACCTTGTGAAGGACAATAAAATGCTGATTGGATCATCTTCCTTGGAGGACTTGGTGGAAACCGGAG CCGTCGGCCCTGATCCCAGCTTTGCACGGGCAGCCCCAGGCAATGCCCAGCCGGACGTGGAAGCACGGAAATCACCTCCCAGT GGATCCTCCTCAGAGTTTGAGATTGTTGCCATCGAAGCGCAGGGGTTTCCCCAGGAGGGCAGGAGAGCG gacttggagcagccaCCGAACGAGGATGCCAacctgctgccccagctgcagcagctggagaacacGCTGAGTGGCTGTGCCAAGGAGGCCAGCAAGGACCAGGTCTTTGTGCGCATGGGCTACATGGCCTCCGAGCTCAAGCGCTTGGCCTCCAAGGTGCACAAGAATGAGCAGAGAACATCGTTCCTGCAG ACATTGTGTGAGACGCTGCACAGTGAGAACAAGGAGCTGCGCACCAAGCTGGAGCATGACCTGGAGCAGAGAAACCAGGCTCTGGAGAAGCTCAG GTGCGAGAACCAGGAGCTCCGGAGGATGGTGACGCTGAGCAGCCAGGACAGTGGGAAGAGGGAAGCTGccgagcagcagcag AGCGGGGCCATGGTGGAGAAGGCGCCGGGCAGAGAAGAGCTGGAGGCCAAGGAAAAGAAGGTGAAGATCCTGGAGCACCAGCGCAGGGAG ctgctggaggtgaaTAAACAGTGGGATCAGCATTTCCGCTCCATGAAGCAGAAGTACGAGCAGAAG GTCACAGACCTACACCAGGAGCTGGCTGAGGCCCGCAGGGCAGTGACCGAGCTGGAGTCAGAGCGGGAGCAAAAGCAACGGGATTTTGACCGCAAGCTGCTCCTGGCCAAGTCTCGGATTGAAACAGAAGAGGCAA AGAAGGAGAGGCTGGCCATGGAGGTGAGGGACCTGCAGCAGAGGATGCggttcctgcaggagcagctggctcCGGTCACCAGGCAGCGGGAATACCAGGAAAAGGAGATCCAGAGGCTGAACAAG GCACTAGAAGAGGCCCTGAACGTCCAAGCCTCTCCACCACCCATCTTTGCcatggagccagcagggaagctgccacagcaggagctgctgaccCAGAATGAGCTACTCAAGCAGCAG GTGAAAATTTTTGAGGAAGACTTTCAGCGGGAACGGAGTGACAGGGAGAGGATGaatgaggagaaggaagagctgaagcagcagctggaaaagctgcagaagcagTTGGTCCTCTCCAGCAaccag ctccGAGCCTCCAAAGACGACTgccagagggagaaggaggagaaggagaagctgaaGAAGCTGCTGAAACAGCACAAACAG GCTTCTGGAGAGAGGCTGCACACCGAGCCAGGGCCAGGGCCGCTGGGCCCAGCCTGCCCCATGTACCAGTACCAGTACAGTCCCCCCATGGCTCACCCCGTGTACCACGGCTACGACGAGTGGCAGCAGATCCGATACCCGCCAGCCATGCCGGCCGAGCACGCGCAAGGACAGAACTTCCACCATTTCCCCCCG
- the TNIP1 gene encoding TNFAIP3-interacting protein 1 isoform X1 — MEGRGPYHIYDPGGGSEENGSTALERLVEENARLKEKMQGIKSIGELLEESQVEASKLRQKAEDLVKDNKMLIGSSSLEDLVETGAVGPDPSFARAAPGNAQPDVEARKSPPSGSSSEFEIVAIEAQGFPQEGRRADLEQPPNEDANLLPQLQQLENTLSGCAKEASKDQVFVRMGYMASELKRLASKVHKNEQRTSFLQTLCETLHSENKELRTKLEHDLEQRNQALEKLRCENQELRRMVTLSSQDSGKREAAEQQQQSGAMVEKAPGREELEAKEKKVKILEHQRRELLEVNKQWDQHFRSMKQKYEQKVTDLHQELAEARRAVTELESEREQKQRDFDRKLLLAKSRIETEEAKKERLAMEVRDLQQRMRFLQEQLAPVTRQREYQEKEIQRLNKALEEALNVQASPPPIFAMEPAGKLPQQELLTQNELLKQQVKIFEEDFQRERSDRERMNEEKEELKQQLEKLQKQLVLSSNQLRASKDDCQREKEEKEKLKKLLKQHKQASGERLHTEPGPGPLGPACPMYQYQYSPPMAHPVYHGYDEWQQIRYPPAMPAEHAQGQNFHHFPPPEYPWRPPCAMARSQNAQPVAGVKPVPKDLGRSRIALTPRTGHAPTPVEEE, encoded by the exons ATGGAAGGGAGAGGACCCTATCATATCTATGACCCTGGTGGGGGCTCAGAGGAGAATGGATCCACGGCCTTGGAGCGGCTGGTGGAGGAGAACGCCCGGCTGAAGGAGAAGATGCAAGGGATCAAGTCTATCG GAGAGCTTCTGGAGGAGTCCCAGGTCGAGGCATCCAAGCTGCGACAGAAGGCAGAGGACCTTGTGAAGGACAATAAAATGCTGATTGGATCATCTTCCTTGGAGGACTTGGTGGAAACCGGAG CCGTCGGCCCTGATCCCAGCTTTGCACGGGCAGCCCCAGGCAATGCCCAGCCGGACGTGGAAGCACGGAAATCACCTCCCAGT GGATCCTCCTCAGAGTTTGAGATTGTTGCCATCGAAGCGCAGGGGTTTCCCCAGGAGGGCAGGAGAGCG gacttggagcagccaCCGAACGAGGATGCCAacctgctgccccagctgcagcagctggagaacacGCTGAGTGGCTGTGCCAAGGAGGCCAGCAAGGACCAGGTCTTTGTGCGCATGGGCTACATGGCCTCCGAGCTCAAGCGCTTGGCCTCCAAGGTGCACAAGAATGAGCAGAGAACATCGTTCCTGCAG ACATTGTGTGAGACGCTGCACAGTGAGAACAAGGAGCTGCGCACCAAGCTGGAGCATGACCTGGAGCAGAGAAACCAGGCTCTGGAGAAGCTCAG GTGCGAGAACCAGGAGCTCCGGAGGATGGTGACGCTGAGCAGCCAGGACAGTGGGAAGAGGGAAGCTGccgagcagcagcag CAGAGCGGGGCCATGGTGGAGAAGGCGCCGGGCAGAGAAGAGCTGGAGGCCAAGGAAAAGAAGGTGAAGATCCTGGAGCACCAGCGCAGGGAG ctgctggaggtgaaTAAACAGTGGGATCAGCATTTCCGCTCCATGAAGCAGAAGTACGAGCAGAAG GTCACAGACCTACACCAGGAGCTGGCTGAGGCCCGCAGGGCAGTGACCGAGCTGGAGTCAGAGCGGGAGCAAAAGCAACGGGATTTTGACCGCAAGCTGCTCCTGGCCAAGTCTCGGATTGAAACAGAAGAGGCAA AGAAGGAGAGGCTGGCCATGGAGGTGAGGGACCTGCAGCAGAGGATGCggttcctgcaggagcagctggctcCGGTCACCAGGCAGCGGGAATACCAGGAAAAGGAGATCCAGAGGCTGAACAAG GCACTAGAAGAGGCCCTGAACGTCCAAGCCTCTCCACCACCCATCTTTGCcatggagccagcagggaagctgccacagcaggagctgctgaccCAGAATGAGCTACTCAAGCAGCAG GTGAAAATTTTTGAGGAAGACTTTCAGCGGGAACGGAGTGACAGGGAGAGGATGaatgaggagaaggaagagctgaagcagcagctggaaaagctgcagaagcagTTGGTCCTCTCCAGCAaccag ctccGAGCCTCCAAAGACGACTgccagagggagaaggaggagaaggagaagctgaaGAAGCTGCTGAAACAGCACAAACAG GCTTCTGGAGAGAGGCTGCACACCGAGCCAGGGCCAGGGCCGCTGGGCCCAGCCTGCCCCATGTACCAGTACCAGTACAGTCCCCCCATGGCTCACCCCGTGTACCACGGCTACGACGAGTGGCAGCAGATCCGATACCCGCCAGCCATGCCGGCCGAGCACGCGCAAGGACAGAACTTCCACCATTTCCCCCCG
- the TNIP1 gene encoding TNFAIP3-interacting protein 1 isoform X3, translating to MEGRGPYHIYDPGGGSEENGSTALERLVEENARLKEKMQGIKSIGELLEESQVEASKLRQKAEDLVKDNKMLIGSSSLEDLVETGAVGPDPSFARAAPGNAQPDVEARKSPPSGSSSEFEIVAIEAQGFPQEGRRADLEQPPNEDANLLPQLQQLENTLSGCAKEASKDQVFVRMGYMASELKRLASKVHKNEQRTSFLQTLCETLHSENKELRTKLEHDLEQRNQALEKLRCENQELRRMVTLSSQDSGKREAAEQQQQSGAMVEKAPGREELEAKEKKVKILEHQRRELLEVNKQWDQHFRSMKQKYEQKVTDLHQELAEARRAVTELESEREQKQRDFDRKLLLAKSRIETEEAKKERLAMEVRDLQQRMRFLQEQLAPVTRQREYQEKEIQRLNKALEEALNVQASPPPIFAMEPAGKLPQQELLTQNELLKQQVKIFEEDFQRERSDRERMNEEKEELKQQLEKLQKQLVLSSNQLRASKDDCQREKEEKEKLKKLLKQHKQASGERLHTEPGPGPLGPACPMYQYQYSPPMAHPVYHGYDEWQQIRYPPAMPAEHAQGQNFHHFPPPEYPWRPPCAMARSQNAQPVAGVKPVPKDLEQAGPGLP from the exons ATGGAAGGGAGAGGACCCTATCATATCTATGACCCTGGTGGGGGCTCAGAGGAGAATGGATCCACGGCCTTGGAGCGGCTGGTGGAGGAGAACGCCCGGCTGAAGGAGAAGATGCAAGGGATCAAGTCTATCG GAGAGCTTCTGGAGGAGTCCCAGGTCGAGGCATCCAAGCTGCGACAGAAGGCAGAGGACCTTGTGAAGGACAATAAAATGCTGATTGGATCATCTTCCTTGGAGGACTTGGTGGAAACCGGAG CCGTCGGCCCTGATCCCAGCTTTGCACGGGCAGCCCCAGGCAATGCCCAGCCGGACGTGGAAGCACGGAAATCACCTCCCAGT GGATCCTCCTCAGAGTTTGAGATTGTTGCCATCGAAGCGCAGGGGTTTCCCCAGGAGGGCAGGAGAGCG gacttggagcagccaCCGAACGAGGATGCCAacctgctgccccagctgcagcagctggagaacacGCTGAGTGGCTGTGCCAAGGAGGCCAGCAAGGACCAGGTCTTTGTGCGCATGGGCTACATGGCCTCCGAGCTCAAGCGCTTGGCCTCCAAGGTGCACAAGAATGAGCAGAGAACATCGTTCCTGCAG ACATTGTGTGAGACGCTGCACAGTGAGAACAAGGAGCTGCGCACCAAGCTGGAGCATGACCTGGAGCAGAGAAACCAGGCTCTGGAGAAGCTCAG GTGCGAGAACCAGGAGCTCCGGAGGATGGTGACGCTGAGCAGCCAGGACAGTGGGAAGAGGGAAGCTGccgagcagcagcag CAGAGCGGGGCCATGGTGGAGAAGGCGCCGGGCAGAGAAGAGCTGGAGGCCAAGGAAAAGAAGGTGAAGATCCTGGAGCACCAGCGCAGGGAG ctgctggaggtgaaTAAACAGTGGGATCAGCATTTCCGCTCCATGAAGCAGAAGTACGAGCAGAAG GTCACAGACCTACACCAGGAGCTGGCTGAGGCCCGCAGGGCAGTGACCGAGCTGGAGTCAGAGCGGGAGCAAAAGCAACGGGATTTTGACCGCAAGCTGCTCCTGGCCAAGTCTCGGATTGAAACAGAAGAGGCAA AGAAGGAGAGGCTGGCCATGGAGGTGAGGGACCTGCAGCAGAGGATGCggttcctgcaggagcagctggctcCGGTCACCAGGCAGCGGGAATACCAGGAAAAGGAGATCCAGAGGCTGAACAAG GCACTAGAAGAGGCCCTGAACGTCCAAGCCTCTCCACCACCCATCTTTGCcatggagccagcagggaagctgccacagcaggagctgctgaccCAGAATGAGCTACTCAAGCAGCAG GTGAAAATTTTTGAGGAAGACTTTCAGCGGGAACGGAGTGACAGGGAGAGGATGaatgaggagaaggaagagctgaagcagcagctggaaaagctgcagaagcagTTGGTCCTCTCCAGCAaccag ctccGAGCCTCCAAAGACGACTgccagagggagaaggaggagaaggagaagctgaaGAAGCTGCTGAAACAGCACAAACAG GCTTCTGGAGAGAGGCTGCACACCGAGCCAGGGCCAGGGCCGCTGGGCCCAGCCTGCCCCATGTACCAGTACCAGTACAGTCCCCCCATGGCTCACCCCGTGTACCACGGCTACGACGAGTGGCAGCAGATCCGATACCCGCCAGCCATGCCGGCCGAGCACGCGCAAGGACAGAACTTCCACCATTTCCCCCCG
- the TNIP1 gene encoding TNFAIP3-interacting protein 1 isoform X6: protein MEGRGPYHIYDPGGGSEENGSTALERLVEENARLKEKMQGIKSIGELLEESQVEASKLRQKAEDLVKDNKMLIGSSSLEDLVETGAVGPDPSFARAAPGNAQPDVEARKSPPSDLEQPPNEDANLLPQLQQLENTLSGCAKEASKDQVFVRMGYMASELKRLASKVHKNEQRTSFLQTLCETLHSENKELRTKLEHDLEQRNQALEKLRCENQELRRMVTLSSQDSGKREAAEQQQSGAMVEKAPGREELEAKEKKVKILEHQRRELLEVNKQWDQHFRSMKQKYEQKVTDLHQELAEARRAVTELESEREQKQRDFDRKLLLAKSRIETEEAKKERLAMEVRDLQQRMRFLQEQLAPVTRQREYQEKEIQRLNKALEEALNVQASPPPIFAMEPAGKLPQQELLTQNELLKQQVKIFEEDFQRERSDRERMNEEKEELKQQLEKLQKQLVLSSNQLRASKDDCQREKEEKEKLKKLLKQHKQASGERLHTEPGPGPLGPACPMYQYQYSPPMAHPVYHGYDEWQQIRYPPAMPAEHAQGQNFHHFPPPEYPWRPPCAMARSQNAQPVAGVKPVPKDLEQAGPGLP, encoded by the exons ATGGAAGGGAGAGGACCCTATCATATCTATGACCCTGGTGGGGGCTCAGAGGAGAATGGATCCACGGCCTTGGAGCGGCTGGTGGAGGAGAACGCCCGGCTGAAGGAGAAGATGCAAGGGATCAAGTCTATCG GAGAGCTTCTGGAGGAGTCCCAGGTCGAGGCATCCAAGCTGCGACAGAAGGCAGAGGACCTTGTGAAGGACAATAAAATGCTGATTGGATCATCTTCCTTGGAGGACTTGGTGGAAACCGGAG CCGTCGGCCCTGATCCCAGCTTTGCACGGGCAGCCCCAGGCAATGCCCAGCCGGACGTGGAAGCACGGAAATCACCTCCCAGT gacttggagcagccaCCGAACGAGGATGCCAacctgctgccccagctgcagcagctggagaacacGCTGAGTGGCTGTGCCAAGGAGGCCAGCAAGGACCAGGTCTTTGTGCGCATGGGCTACATGGCCTCCGAGCTCAAGCGCTTGGCCTCCAAGGTGCACAAGAATGAGCAGAGAACATCGTTCCTGCAG ACATTGTGTGAGACGCTGCACAGTGAGAACAAGGAGCTGCGCACCAAGCTGGAGCATGACCTGGAGCAGAGAAACCAGGCTCTGGAGAAGCTCAG GTGCGAGAACCAGGAGCTCCGGAGGATGGTGACGCTGAGCAGCCAGGACAGTGGGAAGAGGGAAGCTGccgagcagcagcag AGCGGGGCCATGGTGGAGAAGGCGCCGGGCAGAGAAGAGCTGGAGGCCAAGGAAAAGAAGGTGAAGATCCTGGAGCACCAGCGCAGGGAG ctgctggaggtgaaTAAACAGTGGGATCAGCATTTCCGCTCCATGAAGCAGAAGTACGAGCAGAAG GTCACAGACCTACACCAGGAGCTGGCTGAGGCCCGCAGGGCAGTGACCGAGCTGGAGTCAGAGCGGGAGCAAAAGCAACGGGATTTTGACCGCAAGCTGCTCCTGGCCAAGTCTCGGATTGAAACAGAAGAGGCAA AGAAGGAGAGGCTGGCCATGGAGGTGAGGGACCTGCAGCAGAGGATGCggttcctgcaggagcagctggctcCGGTCACCAGGCAGCGGGAATACCAGGAAAAGGAGATCCAGAGGCTGAACAAG GCACTAGAAGAGGCCCTGAACGTCCAAGCCTCTCCACCACCCATCTTTGCcatggagccagcagggaagctgccacagcaggagctgctgaccCAGAATGAGCTACTCAAGCAGCAG GTGAAAATTTTTGAGGAAGACTTTCAGCGGGAACGGAGTGACAGGGAGAGGATGaatgaggagaaggaagagctgaagcagcagctggaaaagctgcagaagcagTTGGTCCTCTCCAGCAaccag ctccGAGCCTCCAAAGACGACTgccagagggagaaggaggagaaggagaagctgaaGAAGCTGCTGAAACAGCACAAACAG GCTTCTGGAGAGAGGCTGCACACCGAGCCAGGGCCAGGGCCGCTGGGCCCAGCCTGCCCCATGTACCAGTACCAGTACAGTCCCCCCATGGCTCACCCCGTGTACCACGGCTACGACGAGTGGCAGCAGATCCGATACCCGCCAGCCATGCCGGCCGAGCACGCGCAAGGACAGAACTTCCACCATTTCCCCCCG